CGGCGTCGTGGATGCCCAGAGGGCGGCGGAGTAGCGGATCGGTGCCGGGGTTCGTCCGGAGCATGACGAATTGGCCGGGCTTGGCTGCGGCGGCCATGTCCGGCGCGGCGAAGCGGAGGAGGTGGAACTCGCCCCAATCGCGCCTGGCCAGGATCGGGGCTTGGGGATCGTGGCGCATGGCGGGGCTAAAAGTAACAGAAGCGGGAGGCGGGGTCAACGTAGCTTCAGGACGCCGCGCTGGACGGCCTGGTCCAGCAGGGCCTGGACCCGATCGGCTTCCACCCTTCCGTAATAGAATTCGCCGGCGGTCATCGCCTCGGCTTGAACGGCCCGGAAGATGTCGAGATACGAGCGCCTCCCATCGACGAAGGCGTAGCACTCTTTGGCTATGATCGGATGGAGGCCGGGGAACGAGACGCCCCAGCCCCGCTTGGAGAAATATTCGTCGAGAGAAGCGACGTTGATCGGGACTTTGCCGGCCATTTCCCTCTCCAAGGCGGATGGCGCGACGACGGGGATTTTCGTTTCTCCGGTCAGGGCCGCATAGGCCGCCGCCAGGTCCTCCCGCAGAGTCGCGGCCAGACGGTCGATCGACCGCATCCGCCCGGCCGGCAGGGCGGCGTTTTTTCCGCCCGGCGCCGCGAAGACCTGGATCGAGCTCAAAGCGCCCTTCTCGCGGGCGACGGCCTGGTCCAGCAGGTTGAGGGCCTCGTGATAAGCGCGCGGCCGATCCTTGGCCTCGGCCTTGCGCAAGTAGGCCAGGGCGGTGATCAGGTCGCGGCCCAGTCGGGCGACGCCCCGGGCATGGACCTCCTGGACGAGCAGCGGCACCTCCTCGTCCCCGGCGTTGGCCACGAAGAGGGCCACCGCCGCCACGACAAGCGCATTGCGCTTGAGCTGGGTCCGGTCGATGTTCCCCAGATCGTCGTCGCTGGAGTGGATGTAGGCATCGGGGTTGTTGATCAGAGCGACGCCCGGGACGCGCACGACGCCCTCGCAGAAGACCTCGTGGTCCGAGCCGCCGCTATGCGGGACGACCAGCGCGTCGTAGCGCTCGCGCGAGCCCAAGAAGGCCAGCACGGGCTTGGAGAAGGGCTGGGGGATTCCCGCCTCCTCGGCGCCCATGGAGCCGCTGTTGCCGAGAACGAGTGAATCGACGATCGATTCGATGACATCGTTGAGATAGCTGGGCAGGGAGAAGGGCGTCCGGATGATATGTTGGACGCGCGAGCCCTGGCTTTGCCGGGCCCCGACCATGTCCTGGTTGATCGCGGCCAGCCAGCCCCGCGGCGCCTCGGGGTGTTCCCGCAGATACTGGTATTCCGAGGTGTGTTCGTTGGGCCACCAGAAGACGATGTCGCGCTTCGGCCGCGGCATCTTGCCGGCCGCGATCAGGGCGTTGATGGCCCGGCCGATTTCAAGCTGGGAGGCGCAGCCGCTGCCGTTGTCGTTGGCCGAGGTGCTCTCCTCGTCCAGATGGGCGGTCAGAACGATATCCTGGTCGTGGATGGAGGCGCCCTCGATCTCGGCCCAGAGATAGCCCTGTTCGGCAGGCTCGCGGACATCGGCTTCGATATCGGCCCGGACCTTGACGGGGCGGCCGGCCGTCTTGGCATTCCGCAAGACGCCTTGCAGGCGGCCGTACTGCCGGGGCGAGATCATGAAGGCCCAAGGGGCCGCTTTTCCGGGCGGGGCGGCCATCGGAACCTTGATGTAGGCGACTTGATCCGGATTGTCGAACGCGGTGTCGGCGTGGATCGAGGCGCAGGAGACGACACCCAGGGCGCCCTTTCCCCAGACCGCCGTCCGCATGGCCGCGGCGGGGGAGGCCGTCGTCAGGACGATTTTGCCCGCCACATCGAGATCCGCGAGCTCGGCGGCGCTCGTCCGGCCGCCGATGTCGACGAGCTCCGCGGCGGCATGGGCGGTCCGGCTGAAGACGGCCAGCGATACTGCGACGTCGGCGAAGTCGGCCAGCTTCTCCGTCTCCGGCTCGATCATCCGGAGGACGGCCGAGCGTGGGTTCCAGCTCATTCCGCCCTCGAACTTCTGGGTCACGACCGCGACGTTTGTCAGCCCGGATTCGCGGGCCAGTCCGGCCAGGAATCCGGCTGCGTCCAGAAAGGCTTGCGAGCCCATGATGCGATGATACGGCGTCAGGCGGCGGACGACGTTGAAGGCCCGGTCGCCGGAGATCTCGTCGACCAGGAGCCGAAAAGCCGGCGCGGGCAGAAAGGCACTATCCTGGGCCCGGGCCGGGAGGGCGGCCGCCGCACCGAAACCGGCGATCAGGGCGGGAATCCAGACTCGGCGGAAATGGGTCATGACGGCCTCCGTGCTCCGAACATTAGGCATTCGCGGCGGCCTTGTCAATCTGTATCCCGGCTTTTGACAGCCCCGCCGAATTTGGGACATAATGGCGTTCTCATAAATATCGGTTTTCCGTAAGGAGTCATCCATGCAGATCTCCAGACGGGGACAGACCGTTCAGGCCTCTCCCATCCGCAAGTTCAAGCCCTACGCCGACGCGGCCATCAAGGCCGGCGTCAAGGTCTTTTTCCTGAACATCGGCGACCCCGATATCCCCACGCCCAAGCCCATCCTGGACGCTGTGCGCAGCTTCAACGATCCCATCCTGAGCTACGGCCCGGCCCAGGGCTTTTTAGAGCTGCGGGAGGCGATCGCCGTCTACTTCGGCGGCTACGGCATCAGCCTCGGCGCCGACGACGTCATCATCACCAACGGCGGCTCGGAGGCCATCCTCCTGGCCTTCGCCACCGTGGCCGACCCCGGCGACGAGATCATCATCCCCGAGCCGTTCTACACCAACTACAACGGCTACGCCTCGTTGGCCAACCTGAAAGTCGTCCCTTTGACCCTCAAAATCGAGGACGGCTACCGCCTGCCGCCGGCCGCGGACTTCGAGGCCAAGATCACGCCTCGGACGAGAGCCATCGTTCTCTGTTCGCCCAATAACCCGACCGGCTCGGTCTATTCTCCCGAGGAGCTGCGGCGGGTCGTCGACATCGCCGTCCGGCACAACCTCTTTCTCATCGGCGACGAAGTCTATAAGGAATTTATTTACGACGGCCTCCAGCACATGAGCCTGATGGAGTTTCCCGAAGCGCGTGATCGCGTCATCGTGGTCGACTCGATCTCCAAGCGCTTTTCCTGCTGCGGCGCCCGCATCGG
The genomic region above belongs to Candidatus Aminicenantes bacterium and contains:
- a CDS encoding M28 family peptidase, translating into MTHFRRVWIPALIAGFGAAAALPARAQDSAFLPAPAFRLLVDEISGDRAFNVVRRLTPYHRIMGSQAFLDAAGFLAGLARESGLTNVAVVTQKFEGGMSWNPRSAVLRMIEPETEKLADFADVAVSLAVFSRTAHAAAELVDIGGRTSAAELADLDVAGKIVLTTASPAAAMRTAVWGKGALGVVSCASIHADTAFDNPDQVAYIKVPMAAPPGKAAPWAFMISPRQYGRLQGVLRNAKTAGRPVKVRADIEADVREPAEQGYLWAEIEGASIHDQDIVLTAHLDEESTSANDNGSGCASQLEIGRAINALIAAGKMPRPKRDIVFWWPNEHTSEYQYLREHPEAPRGWLAAINQDMVGARQSQGSRVQHIIRTPFSLPSYLNDVIESIVDSLVLGNSGSMGAEEAGIPQPFSKPVLAFLGSRERYDALVVPHSGGSDHEVFCEGVVRVPGVALINNPDAYIHSSDDDLGNIDRTQLKRNALVVAAVALFVANAGDEEVPLLVQEVHARGVARLGRDLITALAYLRKAEAKDRPRAYHEALNLLDQAVAREKGALSSIQVFAAPGGKNAALPAGRMRSIDRLAATLREDLAAAYAALTGETKIPVVAPSALEREMAGKVPINVASLDEYFSKRGWGVSFPGLHPIIAKECYAFVDGRRSYLDIFRAVQAEAMTAGEFYYGRVEADRVQALLDQAVQRGVLKLR
- a CDS encoding pyridoxal phosphate-dependent aminotransferase; translation: MQISRRGQTVQASPIRKFKPYADAAIKAGVKVFFLNIGDPDIPTPKPILDAVRSFNDPILSYGPAQGFLELREAIAVYFGGYGISLGADDVIITNGGSEAILLAFATVADPGDEIIIPEPFYTNYNGYASLANLKVVPLTLKIEDGYRLPPAADFEAKITPRTRAIVLCSPNNPTGSVYSPEELRRVVDIAVRHNLFLIGDEVYKEFIYDGLQHMSLMEFPEARDRVIVVDSISKRFSCCGARIGAAITKNADVYGAMLKFAQARLCPPSIEQKAAIAAYKMGMGYFEAVRQEYERRRDVLYEGLAAIPGLTVRKPQGAFYMSVRLPIKDAEKFVLFMLNDFRLGNATVMVAPEAGFYATPGKGLDEVRIAYVLKEKDIRQSVIILKAGLEAYQAVEK